One window of Amaranthus tricolor cultivar Red isolate AtriRed21 chromosome 13, ASM2621246v1, whole genome shotgun sequence genomic DNA carries:
- the LOC130798078 gene encoding protein SMALL AUXIN UP-REGULATED RNA 12-like — protein MAIKKSAKLPQTAVLKQILKRCSSLGKKQGYEPEDVPKGHFAVYVGDNRTRYIVPISLLNTPQFQTLLNQSEQEFGFCHQMGLTIPCDQHLFESLITSMLLL, from the coding sequence atggcaatcaaaaaatcagcaaaattaCCACAAACAGCAGTACTAAAACAAATACTAAAAAGATGTTCAAGTCTAGGCAAAAAACAAGGATATGAGCCAGAAGATGTTCCAAAAGGGCATTTTGCAGTTTATGTAGGAGATAATAGAACAAGATACATTGTTCCTATTTCATTACTAAACACACCACAGTTTCAAACTTTACTTAATCAGTCTGAACAAGAATTCGGTTTCTGTCATCAAATGGGTCTTACTATCCCTTGTGATCAACATCTCTTTGAATCTCTTATTACTTCCATGCTTTTATTATAA